GTCTGCGGTTCGGCTGCAAAAGACCAGCAATCACTGATTGTGGAAGACGTTCACCAGTTTCCCGGGCATATCGCATGCGATGCTGCATCCCAATCCGAGATTGTTGTGCCCATTGTAAAAAATGGCCAGCTGTTTGGCGTACTTGATATTGACAGCCCTGAAAAAAACAGGTTTGATGAGATCGACAAAGTTTGGCTCGAGCGGTTTGTTGATGAACTGAACAAGCATATATAGAAAACCGTAAGCGACCTAAGACGAATTGTGATTTATTAGATTGACCTCCGAAGACCAGGGATGAAGCTAGACATTACTTCTATGTGAAAGAACGGCTCCGGAAACCTTCCGGGCCGTTCTTTTTATCTTACGACCTGATTTTCTTTTTGATAAACACTCTGAAGAGCCTGCTCGAGATCTGCCCATATATCCTGCCAGGCTTCAAGCCCCACGGATAAGCGCAGCAGATTCTGTTTGATCCCCATCTTTTCCCGTTCCTGTTCGGGCACTACGGCATGTGTCATCGTCGCCGGATGCTGGATAAGCGTCTCAGCGTCCCCAAGACTTACTGCAATTTTGACAAGCTTTAATGCATTCATCATCTGCTGAGCTTCCTGCTTGCCTCCTTTTATCAATAAGCTGATCATTCCGCCAGCCTTTTTCATCTGTCTCTTCCCTGCCTCATACTGAGCAAAGTCCGGATCTCCTGGAAAAAAGATAGACTCAATACAGGGATGGCGTTTTAAAAGAACAGCGATCCTTTCGGCATTATCACAGTGGCGGTCCATTCTGACAGGCAGCGTTTTAATGCCCCTTAAAAGCAGCCATGCTTCAAAAGGGGACATGATCCCACCGATATCCTTCTGGGCGGTCATTGCAATCTGCTGCATCACGTCCTCCCTTCCAACTGCAACACCTCCGATGACATCACCATGGCCGCAAAGATACTTCGTAGCACTGTGCACGACAATGTCACAGCCCATTTTCAGAGGCTGC
This genomic stretch from Fictibacillus marinisediminis harbors:
- the megL gene encoding methionine gamma-lyase translates to MSMKSKYFETNAIHVGYEDSQHGGSLSPPIYQTSTFVFPDAETGERRFAGNEAGYVYSRLKNPTVVIFEERMAELEGGEKGLAFASGMAAVSAVLLGLLKTGDHILCSEGVYGCTFGLLQYMEDHLQIGHSLIPMENEAAIEAAILPNTSLIYIESPINPTMKLVDLEMVSRVAREKNIPVIVDNTFCSPYLQQPLKMGCDIVVHSATKYLCGHGDVIGGVAVGREDVMQQIAMTAQKDIGGIMSPFEAWLLLRGIKTLPVRMDRHCDNAERIAVLLKRHPCIESIFFPGDPDFAQYEAGKRQMKKAGGMISLLIKGGKQEAQQMMNALKLVKIAVSLGDAETLIQHPATMTHAVVPEQEREKMGIKQNLLRLSVGLEAWQDIWADLEQALQSVYQKENQVVR